The genomic segment TTATCAGGGGAGTCTGTAAGTACTTttcttcatgttcataatcctGTTTCCCATATTGTCCTGTTTAATATATAATCGTGTCATATTTAATCTGCCACTGGGtggctcccctctcctcctataGTCATCCTGATCTGAGAGCTACTTGTAGGTCGGCTGCCTTAACCTTTCTAGAAGTCTTTCCCTTGAAGACGAGTGTTGAATTCGTAGCCGCAGGTTACTTATAATCCTCTTTCCTGATTCCATTGGTTTCTTTATTCCAGACGATTGCCCTCTTGAACATTTACCGCAACCCCCAGAACAGCGCCCAGTCCGCGGACGGCCTGAACTGTGAGTCCCCCCGGCGGTTCATTGAGGTGTCATTAATATGGTTTAATGATTAAAGTGCAACCTTCCAAACCACGTTTGAAGGATCGGAGCTTCTCCTGTGTTACGTGGGTTTCCTGCCCCGCCACATAAACCTGCAGGTTAGCACTCCTGCCCTGCCCATGAGCAAGGCATAGGACTCCATCTGGAGCTCCCGGTGTTACCCCAGGGCAGCCCCCTGCTCCTAGATCCTATCAGGGCTCGTTTAAATCTAAAAGATGAATCTCCAAATGAGACCAATACGTATCCATTTTTTATAAAGTAAGTCAAAATGTTTGAGTCATCATGACTTGCAGCTTGATGGGGGTTTGGGTTGATATAAGGACTGATGAACACTTCCCCTCTCACCACTAGGTGCCGTCAGTGACGTGGAGATGCAGGAACATTATGATGAGTTCTTTGAGGCAAGTGATGGGGCATTGAGGAAGCTGTAGGACAGTGGTGGAGGGATCTGGTCCAGTTCAAAGCATGCATTATCAAGGATGGTTGATGTTAGGCCATACGTACACTGACATGAGCCCTAGCTATTTATATTGGTAATAATCTATCTTTGTGTTTTCAGGAGGTCTTCacagagatggaggagaagtatggcgaggtggaggagatgaacgTGTGCGATAACCTCGGAGACCATCTGGTCGGTAACGTCTATGTGAAGGTGAATCCTGCGGCTCATGTCACCCGCCCCGTAGGAACTTAATAAAGTAGTAACGCCCACTCGCCTTGCAGTTCCGTAAAGAGGAGGACGCGGAGAAGGCGGTGATGGACCTGAACAACCGCTGGTTCAACGCCCAGGCCGTCCACGCAGAGCTGTCCCCCGTCACCGACTTCAGAGAGGCCTGCTGCCGGCAGTACGAGATGGGGTGAGTGCCCCGCCGGTCGAGACGCTGTCGGCCCCCCGCTGTGAGACGCTGTCTGCTggtctcaccccctcctccccccacaggGAGTGTACCCGCGGCGGCTTCTGTAACTTCATGCACCTGAAGCCCATCTCCCGGGAGCTGAGGAGGGAGCTGTACGGCCGCCGGAGAAAGAGGTACgcccagtggtgtagtctattttattgtagtgggtatactgtgatgattccctcccagcctcgtacaaacccgtcccaccggtacgtgtacgtgtgtggcgcttatggggtgtcgcaccacactcaccaacgcaggggtctacaacccgctgatttaagagtataacgattatcaacaatcatggaaatctgagtaggtttatcagttttaataacagtatgaacaaatagaacacaaaaatgacaagttgtcctttgtatatctatagtagcaatagcacatgctaaacaaggacaaaatctactcgtaataatttaatgaactgtttacaaccatggctaaccagtgcatgagaaggagatgacaggagactaatctttcaattgctctaatttgagctcttactgttgttatctaacataccatacagtaattgaattgtgtaaaagtgtgaaattactgcaccttaaaaatgaccatgaattagctatactctcatttgcatagtgattaacattatgaatttcaattgtgtataccaactgtatgtttccctccactctaaccaaggatgcctgtttttaaattccctagcctgacacccagtctgaaaggctggccaggggttctcatctaaaagtaacaaggagatataaagtgggattaaaacattgtcttctgtcgactacttgttatgtggtttacacattaatatgggaggactggacacacacacccacacgcacacgcacacacacgcgagaaggaggggctcggcccgccaactaacgtgcagagatgcaggggcagcttcgcgcttcgtaacagagacagggcagagcgcgagtgcgcagggggaattttatgaatggtgaatgtaggagataacttcccctgcttaaagtattttattgcagttatacccaaccggtatttacgaaaaataaacacagaagtgaaagatctgtcacaagacgattgatacgtatccgtgcacatttttaagtgggtatacgcaaatcctggtgcgttcctagcgggtatacggcgtatacctgcgtatcacgtagactacaccactgggtacgctcccccagagagagacccccacccGAGAGAGACCCCCATAGACCCCCCCAGAGACCCCCCAGCAAGTAGTACCCCCTGAGAGAACCCCCCCCCGTTCAGGACCCTGCCTCCTCGGGGCTTATCAGATCAGACCGTTAGGTCAGCCCAGtatgttggcacacacacacgggggacagaacctggaggagacggccTCAATGACCCAAACTGTCCTCCCCACCAGAAGCGTTGTACTGCTCAGTGTTGTGTGGAGACTCAGGTCTGTCCCCCGGTCTgaccccctgtctgtcccccggTCTGTCCCCCGGTCTGTCCCCCGGTCTGACCCCCGGTCTGACCCCCGGTCTGACCCCCGGTCTGACCCCCGGTCTGTCCCCCGGTCTGTCCCCCGGTCTGACCCCCGGTCTGACCCCCGGTCTGTCCCCCGGTCTgaccccctgtctgtcccccggtctgtccccctgtctgcaGCGGACAGAGGACCCGGTCCAGGTCCCGGGAGAGGCGATCCCGCTCCAGGgaccgagggagagggagtgggcgGGACCGCGAGAGGCGTCGGTCACGGGACCGGGAACGTTCTGGAAGGTTCTGAGAGCAGCCGGACTCCGGAGCTCCGGCCCGACGGAAGCTGACCGCGACGGGAAGCAGCGAGACGTTGATGTTGTTGgaattctttgtttgtttttcctctttatatatttttattttgtcaaaATACTTTTAACTTGTCATTAAATTGAAACTCTTTGTACTGATTCTGCCTCGTATTCATGATTGAATCTGTTGATTGTGTTGTCTGAACTGTGTAGAGACACATGGGACCGTACCGCTAGCCTGACATGGACCGAACACTAAAGGTTTCTGTGTCAGCGCTATGTTTATCTGGATAACCACATGAAACTGTTAACCTTCACCTGTTTTATTAAAGGACAATCTGAAAGCAGAAATGTCTCTGTGCAGTTGTACAGCAATCGGCCTTGCTGTTATCATTCATAATGTTGAACTAAAGGGCATAAAACAAATACCACCCACTGTTTGCACTGGTCTGGACCGCCTGCTGGAGAAGCTCCATGgaccagagacacacaacacCTAACAGCTCTGgaccagagacacacaacacCTAACAGCTCTGgaccagagacacacaacaGCTCTCACAGCTCCATGGACCAGAGACACTGGCTGCTGCAGAACATCTCTGGGATTGAAGAGGTATTCCGCGTGTTGTGCCCTGATGGGACTGAGGTCTCCTACGCCCTCCAGTGCAGTAGCAGGAAACGAGAGGCCAGCACAGGGAACAATAATGTTCCAGATAATAAACACGATGAGTCCCAGATGTGCCGGTCGAGGATTTGGTTTTTAAAGTTTCACCTGTTTTACATTAAAGGCAGAGGCTCGGCCAGCACGAAGAAACCCATTGGACAGCGCAGACCCCGACGCCAACGTCAAAGCCAATCAGCGTCGATAGTAgggaagccccgcccactgcaGATGGCTTTTGTTTTGGTGTTAAACGGGCTGAACTGAGAGCGAGCTGAGACACGTTTAGAGACACACTAAGAGCCTTTATATCCTCAAGGTGAGTGAATATACTTCCTATTTTAGATacagatatgtatatataaacccTCGATAGGGCTACTATCGAGTTTCTGTTCATCTGAATGcagtcctcctcttcatccatcACTTTGCGCCATTGcgcatattattattaataggtgGTAAACGATCTCTTTTGATTAAACTTTGGTTGTGAAACTCTTCATAACAACACACCAGGGACACATGTAGCCCGGGGAGGGTGTGGGGAGCGAGGCTCCGGAAGCTGCTGAGGCTGAAGGCTGAATGAGGGGATTGCATCAGCTAGGAACCAGTGTCGGTCTGCATGGCATGGATGGGAATGGATGCGATGTGATCTAATGTTAGGTCATGCCATGTAatgttatgtaatgtaatgttatgTAATTAACTTTTACAGAACGACGAATTACATAAGGACAAAGGAATAGTTCATTGGGGGTTTCATAATAAAAGGGTTATTCACTGAGGTTTGTTGTAAGTTCTCGATGAAAGCCAAATTGGCTTTGCTCGGCATGTTGTTGAAGTCAcacgtgggaaatgtgggcactttaatattatttatttgattaatcaGCCGgtaatgttaatgttaaatGCCTTAAAGGAATGACTGAACGAGGCCTTTAAGACTTGGCCTCGTAAGACGTATTTGCCCGGGTCTGGTAAACCGATAAGCTACTGACTCCAAAGACCCCGGAACACCTGGAGGGGGTTGAGGAGGTCGGACTAAGCGTATAGCCTTTTggttatctttgtgtgtgtgtgtgtgtgtgtgtgtgtgtgtgtgtgtgtgtgtgtgtgtgtgtgtgtgtgtgtgtgtgtgtgtgtgtgtgtgtgtgtgtgtgtgtgtgtgtgtgtgtgtgtgtgtgtgtgcgccataGGGACcccttgtttgttttggtggtGCTTTGGGCTCCTGGTCACCTGAGCAGACCTAGGCCTTCTGGCTCATCAGTCACTGAAGAGGCCCTTTCATTGAACTGTCTGGCCTTAATATGACTCCATCACCATTAATGTCATCATGGTTTCATGACATATGGTAGCCTGCGTCTTGACTTTACATCGCTGATGAATAAGGATGTCTTTATCATGTAATACAGAATATAACCCATTATTACTCTGTTGCAACCAAGACCTACAAAACGACCTACTCACCAGCTTGAAGATATTTCAGGGTGGATTTGTACCTAATAATACTGGAATGAACCAGATCCTACAGTGGCCAGCAGCCAATGGCGGCTCGGTTTCTTAGCCGTTAGATTTTCCACGGTCAGGAGAAATCAACATATTCCAAAAGTAAATTTTGGACTCTGGGAACGACTTTCAACTCGTTAAATTCGAGGCGTCACATAAAGACTGCTTGTCAAAGAATGACACTCTGAGAGAAGTGAAATTTGAGGGAGAAACCCCTTAGACTCTAGTTCGACGGGGTTCTGACTTCCCGGAAACAGGAAGTTACCACAGAGTGCCAGCTCTCTTCtgattagacattctctgacaGAGCTCAGAACACCAGAAAGACGTTCTCACCGTCTGTGATAAACTGGGCTGCAGCTTGAGAGAAGAGCGTTTAGTTTGGCTGCAGGGCTCATCGTGACTGACTGCTGATCAGTGTCCCCGTCatctggtctctcctcaggtTACTGATCAGTGTCCCTGTCGTCTGGTCTCTCAGGTTACTGATCAGTGTCCCTGTCGTCCGGTCTCTCTCAGGTTACTGATCAGTGTCCCTGTCGTCTGGTCTCTCTCAGGTTACTGATCAGTGTCCCTGTCGTCCGGTCTCTCTCAGGTTACTGATCAGTGTCCCTGTCGTCTGGTCTCTCTCAGGTTACTGATCAGTGTCCCTGTCGTCTGGTCTCTCTCAGGTTACTGATCAGTGTCCCTGTCTGGTCTCTCTCAGGTTACTGATCAGTGTCCCTGTCGTCCGGTCTCTCTCAGGTTACTGATCAGTGTCACCGTCGTCCGGTCTCTCTCAGGTCGCCATGCCGTCGGTCCCGACCACTGCTGAGCCGGATGCGGTTCCGTCCGGCTGCCCGCGGGCTCAGACCAAGCCCCCCGGCTCAGAGGCCCGGGGCAGCGCGGGGTCCGTCCTGAACGGCGTGGGGCAGAAGGCCCGGAGCGGGGGCCACGAGACCAACGGCGCTGCGGACGCCCCCGGGCTGCCCTCGGGGGGGTCCAGCGACACCGAGGAGGGTCTGCTGGAGACGGCGCCGGCCCCCCGGGTCTGGATCAGACCGGACCTGCCAAGCAGATGCACCTGGGAGCTGGGGAAGCCCCCCTCTGAGTCGCCCCACAGCAGCAGAACACGGTGGGccccgggacacacacacactctcacgcatacacacacacttacacacacactctcacactcacactctcacgaacacactcacactctcacgcacacacacactctcacacacacacacacacacacacactctcacgcacacactcacactctcacgcacacacacactctcacgcagacgcacactctcacacacacacacacacactctcacgcacacactcacactctcacggacacacacacactctcacgcacacactcacactctcacgcacacacacacacactctcacgcacacacaacgtactctcacgcacacacgacgcactctcacacacaacacactctcacacacacacacacacactctcacgcacacactcacactctcacgcacacacacactcacactctcacgcacacgcacactcgcacacacacacacacacacacacacacactctcacgcacacactcacactctcacggacacacacacactctcacgcacacactcacactctcacgcacacacacacacactctcacgcacacacaacgtactctcacgcacacacgacgcactctcacacacaacacactctcatgcacacacaacgcactctcacacacaacacactctcacgcacacacactctcatgcaCACGTTCCTTCACCAACCCCTGGAGAGCGGCGTTTGAGGACGTTGAGCGGAATAAGATCCACAGGACACAGCGCCACAGCTGCTCACTGCTATCCCTAACCTAACCTCtccctaacctaacctaacctaacctaacctaacctctccctaacctaacctaacctaacctaacctccCACTGCTCTCTCTAACCTCTGCCTAACCTCCCACTGCTCtctctaacctaacctaacctaacctccCACTGCTCTCTCTAACCTCTGCCTAACCTCCCACTGCTCTCTCTAACCTCTGCCTAACCTCCCACTGCTCtctctaacctaacctaacctcaCAATGTGCTCTCTAACCTAACCTATCCAACATGTTAAACAACCACAAATATTGAACAGGTTAATTGATGTTTAGTTTGACTTGCTGAACTGGGAGAACTGGTTCCCAGTCCAAACCACACAGACACCGCTCTGCCTTCGGTTCTCTCCCCACACGGTGAGACATGCTGAGTCATGGTCCCTCCCCCACTGCCACGCCCTCAACCGGTCTGGACCAGAAGGAACTGATTTCGTTGTGGATCAGAGGCTGATACCCTCAGAGATCagaaaacacaataaaacaatGTCCGCTGTGATCCGTACCCCCCAGGCCCCAAGCCCCCAAGATCCTCCCTGACATCCTCAGCTGGATCGGGGGGACCCCCCTGGTGCGCCTCAACAAGATCCCCAAGGCCTGCGGCCTCAAGTGTGAAGTCTGTgagtaaccacacacacacacacacacacacagagacacacacacacacaccttatcttAGCCCATTCCACAACCCGTCCTGCCTTTGTCAGCGGAGGGGACCTGTTATAGTCCCATTCCCAGAACAAAGAAACCCAAAGGTTTAGAAAAGCTGTTTGAACCGTTTGGGGGCCGCAGGAAGTTAGCCCAGGGAGCTAACCCATGGAGCTAACCCATGGAGCTAGCCCAGGGAGCTAACCCAGGGACCTAGCCCAGGGAGCTAACCCAGGGAGCTAGTCCATGGTGCTAGCCCAGGGAGCTAACCCAGGGACATAGCCCAGGGACCTAGCCCAGGGTGCTAACCCAGGGAGCTAACCTGGGAAGCTACCCCGGGGGGCTAGCCCGGGGAGCTAACCCGGGGAGCTAACCCAGGGAGCTAGCCCGTGGTGCTAGCCCAGGGAGCTAACCCAGGGACCTAGCCCAGGGAGCTAGCCCAGGGAGCTAACCCAGCCAGCGAGGGTGTTGGGTTCAACAATAAAACCTCAGTAATCCTCATAACAACAGCAGCCTTTCTTTTTTATGCGCTCCTTAATCGTGGAAGTCAAGTTCCAGATTGTTCCGGCAGATTAGGGACAAAGGAGCTGGTTTCAGCATGAACGGGACAGCCATGTGACCATGTCGCCATGGTGAACTTGGGCCGGCGGCCAAGGTGGGCTGGGATGGACCAGTAGAACCCCCACCATTGTCCAGGAAACGGGTTCAGATATCAGCCAATGGGCTCGCTTCCAGGTGTCCCGTTAGAGAGCTGATTGGCCGACGCACTTCAAGAGTGGAGCGGTCAGACAAGAAgagtaacgtgtgtgtgtgtgtgtgtgtgtgtgtgtgtgtgtgtgtgtgtgtgtgtgtgtgtgtgtgtgtgtgtgtgtgtgtgtgtgtgtgtgtgtgtgtgtgtgtgtgtgtgtgtgtgtgtgtgtgtgtagtggtgaaGTGTGAGTACTTCAACGCGGGCGGCAGTGTGAAGGACCGCATCGCCCTGCGGATGGTGGAGGACGCAGAGAGGGACGGACTGCTGCGGCCCGGAGACACCATCATCGAACCTACGTCAGGGAACACAGGTACCCATCATAGAACCTACGTCAGGGAACACAGGTACCCATCATAGAACCTAAGTCAG from the Gadus macrocephalus chromosome 20, ASM3116895v1 genome contains:
- the u2af1 gene encoding splicing factor U2AF 35 kDa subunit isoform X1 encodes the protein MAEYLASIFGTEKDKVNCSFYFKIGACRHGDRCSRLHNKPTFSQTIALLNIYRNPQNSAQSADGLNCAVSDVEMQEHYDEFFEEVFTEMEEKYGEVEEMNVCDNLGDHLVGNVYVKFRKEEDAEKAVMDLNNRWFNAQAVHAELSPVTDFREACCRQYEMGECTRGGFCNFMHLKPISRELRRELYGRRRKSGQRTRSRSRERRSRSRDRGRGSGRDRERRRSRDRERSGRF
- the u2af1 gene encoding splicing factor U2AF 35 kDa subunit isoform X2, with translation MQEHYDEFFEEVFTEMEEKYGEVEEMNVCDNLGDHLVGNVYVKFRKEEDAEKAVMDLNNRWFNAQAVHAELSPVTDFREACCRQYEMGECTRGGFCNFMHLKPISRELRRELYGRRRKSGQRTRSRSRERRSRSRDRGRGSGRDRERRRSRDRERSGRF